TCGCCGTGTAGAAGAACAGCGCGCTCGTCCCGAACCAGCCCATCGCCAGCGCCGCCAATGTCGGCCCGCTGACCGAGGCCAGCGAATTGATCATCAGCAGCGTCGCGGAGGTCTCCACGAACTCGTCGCGCGCGATGCGGTCGTTGGTGTGGGCGACCGACAGGCCGTAGAGCGGCAGTGCCATCAGGCCGAACAACCCGATCAGCGGCAGGATCGTCCAGCGATGCGCGCCGCCGAAGGTCGCCAGCGCGACGCCGAGCGCCGCCGCCACGACGCTGACGAAGGCGATGATGTAGCGCCGGTCCATCCGGTCGGAGATGCGCCCGAGCGGCAATTGCACGATGGCGCCGCCGAAGGTGAACACGCTCATGAACACCGCGATCCAGCCCTTGGCCAGGCCGTGCGCGTCGGCATAAACCGGCGCCAGCGTCCACACCGCGCTGTTGGCGAAGCCGACCGCGATGCAGCCCATCACGCCCACCGGCGAGATGCGATAGAGGCGGAGCGGCCGCAGCACCGGCACGGCCGCGGCGTTCGGCTGCGGCAGCCGCGTCAGCCCCATCGGAATCAGGCAGAGCGCATAGAACACCGCCGCCAGGCTGAACAGCGAGAAGCTGGTGGGCCTGGCCGTGCCGGACAGCATCTGGCCCACGATGATCGCCGAGAAATTGACCGTCAGATAGGCAGAGAAGATGCGGCCGCGATTCTCGTTGGTCGCGCGGTCGTTCAGCCAGCTCTCGATCACCATGTAGATGCAGGCCGCCGCCACGCCGAAGGCGCCGCGCAGCAGGATCCAGACGGGTATCGTCACGATCATCGATTGCAGAAGGATGGCGGCGGCCGAAATACCGGCGCCGACGCCGAAGGTCCGGCTGTGCCCGACGCGCGCCAGCAGGCGCGGTCCCAGGAAACAGCCCAGCACGAAGCCGGCGAAATAGAACGAGCCGATGACGCCCAGGGCCAGGTTGGAGAAGCCGCTGGCATGGCCGCGCACCGGAATGAGCACGCCGATCAGGCCGTTGCCCATGATGTAGAGCGCGGTGGAGAACAGGATGGCGCCGACGGCCAGGATTTGCTTGCGCATGGGGCTCTCGCGAGCCTCGCGGTATGACGCGCGATTGTGGCCAAGTCAAAGCAGGGCCGCGTTGCAAAAACGCAAGGCGCGGCGGCTAAATTGGCGATATGCGCCACTCTCCCGCAAGGGGAGGGTGGTTCTTACAGATATTTCAGCGCCACGAAGCCCAGCACGACCAGGACCAGGACCGCGATCAGCACCGCTTCCATGTAACGTTCCAGGAAGGCCTGGGCCTTGTCGCCGAAGACGTAGACCAGGATACCCTCCAGCACGATGAAGCGCAGGCTGCGCGTGATCGCGGAATAGAGCATGAACGCCGCGAAGGGCACGTTGGCGAGGCCGGCGGAGATCGTCACCAGCTTGTAGGGCACCGGCGTCAGGCCCTGGACGACGATCAGATAGGCGTGCTCGCTGTATTTCAGCCGCAGCGCCTCGACCTCGGCCAGCGGGATATGCAGCAGGCCGATCAGCCACACCCCGGCGGTGTCCCAGAACAAGGCGCCGATCGCGTAGCCGAGCATGCCGCCCATCACCGACCAGAAGGTGCACCAGGCCGCCAGCGCCAAGGCGCGCTCGCGATGCGCCAGCATCATCGGCAGCAGCATGACGTCGGGCGGGATCGGGA
Above is a window of Rhizomicrobium sp. DNA encoding:
- a CDS encoding MFS transporter, whose translation is MRKQILAVGAILFSTALYIMGNGLIGVLIPVRGHASGFSNLALGVIGSFYFAGFVLGCFLGPRLLARVGHSRTFGVGAGISAAAILLQSMIVTIPVWILLRGAFGVAAACIYMVIESWLNDRATNENRGRIFSAYLTVNFSAIIVGQMLSGTARPTSFSLFSLAAVFYALCLIPMGLTRLPQPNAAAVPVLRPLRLYRISPVGVMGCIAVGFANSAVWTLAPVYADAHGLAKGWIAVFMSVFTFGGAIVQLPLGRISDRMDRRYIIAFVSVVAAALGVALATFGGAHRWTILPLIGLFGLMALPLYGLSVAHTNDRIARDEFVETSATLLMINSLASVSGPTLAALAMGWFGTSALFFYTATIHAAMAVFALVRITMKEAASPTSRERYEPIPPQSTQAEAALDPRGADEQAAA